ACCGGAGTGAACGTGGGGACACGCCTCAACAAGCCGGTGCTGCGCGGCAGCGTCCTGTTCGCCAGCAGCTACCAGACCCTGCCCGGCGTGCACGCCGTCGACGTCTCGTCGCCGACATCGCCACAGATCGCCGGCTCCCTGATCATCCCGCAGGGCGTGAGTTTCGTGGCCCTTCACGGCGACCTGCTGCTGGCGAAGCGCATGACGGGGATGGTCGACGTCATTGAGGCCTCGGATCCCGCCGCCATGTCCGTATTGACGAGCCTCGCTCTTGACGCCAAGTCGTTGCTGTCCGACGGCGGCAACCTCGTGTATGTGCGCACCACGACCGAGTTCCAGGTCTGGGACTTCAGTGATCCTGCAGCGCCCGTGCTGCGCGGCAGCCTTGCCCGCAACGCCACGGTCGAGACTACCATGTGCCTGGCCGACCCGACGCACATCGTCGCGCCGGGTCCCGGCACCTATACGGTGGACATCATCGACGTGAGCGACCCTGATGCCCCGTTCGTCTCGGGCGGTTTCGCTCCCCGCTACAGGCCGGTCCACGTGATGATGGAGGGCGACCTCGCTTACCTCACCCTCGACTCGGGCGCGATCGACCTCTATGACCTGTCCACCCTGGCCGCGCCCGTCTTCCTGGGTTCGCTGCCGGGCTTGACGAATAACCTCCCCGCGCTCTTCGGCCACCACCTGGTGCGCGCCGAGGGCAGCATCCTGCGCGTGTTCGACACCGATGGCGCCCATCTGACCTACCCCACGGCAGGCGAGTATTACTGGGGCAACGGATTCTCGTACGATGCCGAGCGCCTCGGCGACTACGTCTACCTTTCCAGCGACCTCGGCCTGCAGGTCTTCGACGTGTCCGACCCCACAGTGCCCCTGAACCTCACCGGAGACACTATCCAGGCCAGGGTGGCCCTGTCCGCCGACCGGCTCTACTCCGGGCACGGCAACGGGCTCACGGTGTACGGCCTGTCCAATCCCGCCGCGCCCAACGTCCGCGCCAACGTCCCGATGGCCTGGTGGCCGCCCGTGTCCGAGATTGAAGTGGTCGGCGACCTGCTCGTCGCCGCAATCGTTGACAGCGTGTTGACGTTCGACCTGAGCAATCCCGATCATCCGCAGCGGATCGGCGGCCGGGCCATGTCGGTGCGCACCCTGGAACTCGCCGATGGCCTGTGTTACGTCATGTCGGACACCTCGCTGCACATCCTGGATCTCGGCGACCCCGTGAACCTGCCCCTGTTGGGACGCGTCGTGGTGTCCGGCAAAGACCTGGCCGTGGGGGGCGGCTACGCCTACCTCAGCACCCCCTACGTGTCCGACGGCATCCTTCGGGTGATCGACGTGCACGATCCTGCCCATCCCACGATCGTCCTCACTCGGCCGAACCAGTTCACGAATGGCGTGTCGCTTCACGGCGACCTGCTGTTGTGCACCCAGGGCGGTTGGGGCGTGCAGCTGCTGGATGTGAGCAATCCCCTCGAGCCCGCCTTCGCCGGCCACCTCTACCACGGGTACGACCTCGGATGGGCCTACCGCGCCCGCGTGGTAGGCGACCTGGTGTGGGTCGGCAGTGACGACGGGGTGGCGTTCTTGCCCGCGCCCTGCATCACCTCGACGTCGGCTGTGCCGGAGCAGGGCCCCCCCGCCCGTCGCGGCCTCGCGGTGACCGGCTATCCCAACCCCTTCAACCCCCAGGTGGATCTCCGCTTTGCCGTGCCGCAGCGGGCGCTCGCGGAAGTGGCCGTGTTCGACGCGGCCGGCCGCCTGGTCAAGACCCTGCTGTCGAGCCGGCATCTCGACGCAGGCCCCCACGTCCTGACCTGGCACGGCGACGGCGACGATGGCCGGTCGCTGCCCTCAGGAACCTATCTGGCGCGGGTGCGGGTGGGCGATCGGATCGGCACGCAGAAGCTGTCGCTGGTGAAATGATGCCCCCATGAATTGATCTATGGGTAGCTTTCGCGCGCCGATGTGCGTGTTCTGGTACAAATTCGCAAATTAAACATCCTCGCTTCGCGCTTGTAATCAAGCGCTGGATCCACTATGATCGGTAACCGAACAAAGTTTTTTGCAATGGCAGCACCCTCCCGCCCAAAGGCCGGCCATGATCTCCAAGACGTCGTTCCGCTCCCTGCTGCTCGTCCTCGCCGCGATCGCTGCTGGTCCGGCTTTCAGCGCAACCGTGAACGTAGGCCTGGGAAGCTACAGCACCACGCTGCCGGCCGGTGAGATCGGGCCGCAGAACTCGTCGGGCCAGAACATCTCGCCCAAGGTGTCGTCGGGATTCTCGCTGCCCGTGCAGTCTAACGACTTCTGGAGCAGCCTGATCTACCCGTTCTACAGCAGCCCGCACTCCAACGTGCTCTACGCCCATCCGCTGATGGTCAAGGCCATCGCGACGGGGTTGCAGGTCGGGCACACGCCGACCCATGTCTACGCGGCCAACGACTACCTGTATCCGTTCTCGCTCCAGCTGACGGTGGGCGTGGCCGGGCTTTCCGCCGCGCAGACGCGAACCCACGACTACGGCGACTGGACCGCCACCGCGCTGTGGGACGATGGTGCCCAGACGATGGAGGCCACCTTCGGGCACGGGCTGCCGTTCGTGTTCTTCAGGTTGACCGGCGGCAACGCCGTCGTCACACCCGAAGGCGCGTTCACGACCTGGTACAACCAGAACGGTACGCTCGGGCTCACGATCCAGGGCCGTCACTACGGCGTCTTTGCGCCGAGCGGATCCACGTGGACGGGTACCGGCCCGCTGCAGTCGTCGCTGAACGGCCAGGACTACCTGTCGATCGCGCTGCTGCCCGATGCCCAGCCGGCGACCATCGCGCTCTTCCGGAAGCACGCCTACGCCTTCGTGACCGGCAGCACGGTCGATTGGCAGTACGACGAGGCGGCCGCGACGCTGCAGACCACCTATGCGTACGAGACTCAGTTGATGGAGAGCAACGGGACCAGCGTCAACGAAACGATGACCGCGCTCTACCGCCACCAGTGGCTGCATACGTCGGCACCGTTGACCGCCTACTCGTACCCGTCGGTCAACGGGCAGATGAAGCTGTACGAGGGAAGCACCTTCACGACCGACCTGCCGTTCTCCGGCGTCCTGCCGGCGCTGCCGGACCGGGGCGACTACAACCGCGCCGAGCTGCTCGCGCAGGTACAGGCCGTGGCGGCGGAGAGCATCCCCGTCGGCCCGACGTACGAGAACGGCAAGGCCATGGGGCGCTTCGCCCACCTTGTCCATATCGCCGACCAGCTGGGCGCGACGGCTGAACGCGACCACTTCCTCGCCGAGATCAAGAGCCGGCTGGAAGACTGGTTCACCGTCGGCGGCGAGCAGGAATACTCCTACATCGACAACTGGGATGTCCTGACCGGATACCCTTCCGGCTACGGCGCGGACAACCAGATCAACGACCACCATTTCCACGCGTCCTACGCGATCATGAGCGCGGCCGTCGTGGCGCAGTATGACAGCACCTGGGCCGCGCAGGGCAACTGGGGCGGCATGGTCAACCTGTTGATCCGCGACTGCAACAACTGGGACCGGACGGATACGCGCTTTCCCTTCCTGCGGTCACACGACGCGTATGCCGGGCACTCGTGGGCGGCGGGACACGGCGATTTCGGCGACGGCAACAACCAGGAGTCGAGCTCGGAGTCGATGAACTTCGCCACGGCCGTCGTGCTGTGGGGCGAGGCGACCGGTCAGGCCGCCATTCGCGACCTGGGCGTCTTCCTGCACGCCACCGAGACGACGGCCGTCGAGCAGTACTGGTTCGACGTGGACAACGCGGTGTTTCCGGCCAGCTACCCGCATGTCGCCATCGGCATGGTCTGGGGCGGCAAGGGCGTCCATTCGACCTGGTTCGGGGCCGATCCGGAGTTCATCCACGGCATCAATATCCTGCCGGTGAACGGCGGCTCGCTGTATCTCGGCCATCATCCCGACCATGTTCTCGCCAACTACAGCGAGATCGTGGCGGAAAACAGCGGGCAGCCGAACATCTGGCAGGACCTGCTGTGGGAGTACCTGGCGCTTGCGGACCCGAATCTCGCCCTGTCCTACTACTTTGCCGACAGCGATTACGAACCGTTCGACGGCGAATCGCGCGCCCACACGATGCACTGGCTGTTCAACCTCAAGAAGATGGGCCGGGTGGACACGACGATCTTCGCCGACATCCCGACCTATGCCGTCTTCCGCGACCCGGCCGGCGACCTGACCTACGTCGCCTACAATGCCGGCCCTGCCAGCCGGCTGGTCACGTTCACGGACGGTTTCTCGTTCACGGTCGGCCCGCGCGAAACGGCTTCGTTCAGCACCTCGCCCGCCGATCCGGATGCACCTGTCGTGCTGCTGCTGGCGGACAGGGTTTCCGGCAAGGCGCCGCTCACCATCCAGTTCACGGGCAGCCAGAGCTTCGATCCGAACGGGAGCCCGTTGACGTTCGCCTGGTCGTTCGACGGCGCGGGCTCGAGCACGGCCGCCGACACGACGGTCACCTTCAGCGAGGTCGGCGACCACTGGGTCCGGCTCACGATCACCAATGCGCTCGCCCTCTCGGCGCAGGACAGCGTGCTGGTGACCGTACTGCCCAGCGGCACCCCGTACTCGGGCGTGCCGGCGCCGGTGCCCGGGCGGATCCAGGCGGAAAACTACGACAACGGCGGCGAAGGCATCGCCTACCACGACATGAACGCCAACAACATCGGCCTGGCCTACAGGCCTGCCGAGGGTGTCGACCTCGAAGCGGCCGCCGGCGGGGGTTACGACCTGTACTGGATCGTCGCGGGTGAATGGATCGAGTACACGTTCTCGGTGGCCGAGGCGGGATACTTCGACTTCGTCCCCTTCGTGGCGACCGTCCCGGGTTTCGGCAATTTCACCCTGTCGATCGACAATGTCGACGTGAGTGGGAAAAGGCCTGTGCCGTCCACCGGGGGCTTTCAGTTCTGGAGTCCCATCCGGATCGCCAGCGTGCCGCTCGCAGCCGGGACGCACATCATGCGGTTCGATTTCGACTCCGACACGGACAAGACGGGCTGGCTGTTCAGCATCAACTACATCGACGTCGAACGGGTGATCCCGTCGGGCGTCGACGAAGGCGTCGTCCCTGCCGCCTTCGGCCCGGCCCGCACCTACCCCAACCCGTTCAACCCGCAGACCACGATCGAGTATGTGGTCCCTGCCGAAGGACCGGTCAGGCTGGCCGTCTTCGACGCACGCGGCAGGCAGGTCCGCCTCCTGGCCGACGGGCGCATGCCGTCGGGCACGCACACACTCACCTGGGACGGTCGGGATGATGACGGGCACCAGCTCGCCAGTGGGCTCTACTTCCTTCGATTCAAGGCCGCGGGCGTGGATCATATCGGGAAGATGGTGCTCTTGAAGTGATGCCGGAATCACCATCGGGTTGATTTATCGGCAGCTTTCGCGCGTCGATGTGCAGGTTCCGGTACGAACGTTCAAATCAGTTCTCCAGTGGTTGGCGGGCGCCTTGTTGCGCCCGTTGACCATCGGCGCTCGCGTGCAGCATCCGGCGATCCACGTTACCATGCCCGCTCTCGTCGAGACCGGACTACCCAT
This genomic window from bacterium contains:
- a CDS encoding T9SS type A sorting domain-containing protein, producing the protein MPTNRCRTASAAIILALTAVSTISAGPGIAATDCVDYGQFAHLAGSLDLPIYLTGITADAHHAYAVSATGDVTALDLTDPTHPLLLTGVNVGTRLNKPVLRGSVLFASSYQTLPGVHAVDVSSPTSPQIAGSLIIPQGVSFVALHGDLLLAKRMTGMVDVIEASDPAAMSVLTSLALDAKSLLSDGGNLVYVRTTTEFQVWDFSDPAAPVLRGSLARNATVETTMCLADPTHIVAPGPGTYTVDIIDVSDPDAPFVSGGFAPRYRPVHVMMEGDLAYLTLDSGAIDLYDLSTLAAPVFLGSLPGLTNNLPALFGHHLVRAEGSILRVFDTDGAHLTYPTAGEYYWGNGFSYDAERLGDYVYLSSDLGLQVFDVSDPTVPLNLTGDTIQARVALSADRLYSGHGNGLTVYGLSNPAAPNVRANVPMAWWPPVSEIEVVGDLLVAAIVDSVLTFDLSNPDHPQRIGGRAMSVRTLELADGLCYVMSDTSLHILDLGDPVNLPLLGRVVVSGKDLAVGGGYAYLSTPYVSDGILRVIDVHDPAHPTIVLTRPNQFTNGVSLHGDLLLCTQGGWGVQLLDVSNPLEPAFAGHLYHGYDLGWAYRARVVGDLVWVGSDDGVAFLPAPCITSTSAVPEQGPPARRGLAVTGYPNPFNPQVDLRFAVPQRALAEVAVFDAAGRLVKTLLSSRHLDAGPHVLTWHGDGDDGRSLPSGTYLARVRVGDRIGTQKLSLVK
- a CDS encoding carbohydrate-binding protein — its product is MISKTSFRSLLLVLAAIAAGPAFSATVNVGLGSYSTTLPAGEIGPQNSSGQNISPKVSSGFSLPVQSNDFWSSLIYPFYSSPHSNVLYAHPLMVKAIATGLQVGHTPTHVYAANDYLYPFSLQLTVGVAGLSAAQTRTHDYGDWTATALWDDGAQTMEATFGHGLPFVFFRLTGGNAVVTPEGAFTTWYNQNGTLGLTIQGRHYGVFAPSGSTWTGTGPLQSSLNGQDYLSIALLPDAQPATIALFRKHAYAFVTGSTVDWQYDEAAATLQTTYAYETQLMESNGTSVNETMTALYRHQWLHTSAPLTAYSYPSVNGQMKLYEGSTFTTDLPFSGVLPALPDRGDYNRAELLAQVQAVAAESIPVGPTYENGKAMGRFAHLVHIADQLGATAERDHFLAEIKSRLEDWFTVGGEQEYSYIDNWDVLTGYPSGYGADNQINDHHFHASYAIMSAAVVAQYDSTWAAQGNWGGMVNLLIRDCNNWDRTDTRFPFLRSHDAYAGHSWAAGHGDFGDGNNQESSSESMNFATAVVLWGEATGQAAIRDLGVFLHATETTAVEQYWFDVDNAVFPASYPHVAIGMVWGGKGVHSTWFGADPEFIHGINILPVNGGSLYLGHHPDHVLANYSEIVAENSGQPNIWQDLLWEYLALADPNLALSYYFADSDYEPFDGESRAHTMHWLFNLKKMGRVDTTIFADIPTYAVFRDPAGDLTYVAYNAGPASRLVTFTDGFSFTVGPRETASFSTSPADPDAPVVLLLADRVSGKAPLTIQFTGSQSFDPNGSPLTFAWSFDGAGSSTAADTTVTFSEVGDHWVRLTITNALALSAQDSVLVTVLPSGTPYSGVPAPVPGRIQAENYDNGGEGIAYHDMNANNIGLAYRPAEGVDLEAAAGGGYDLYWIVAGEWIEYTFSVAEAGYFDFVPFVATVPGFGNFTLSIDNVDVSGKRPVPSTGGFQFWSPIRIASVPLAAGTHIMRFDFDSDTDKTGWLFSINYIDVERVIPSGVDEGVVPAAFGPARTYPNPFNPQTTIEYVVPAEGPVRLAVFDARGRQVRLLADGRMPSGTHTLTWDGRDDDGHQLASGLYFLRFKAAGVDHIGKMVLLK